The Agrobacterium vitis region TTTGGCGGCATGTTCTCGATCTTCAGCTATATCGCCAAAACCACCACGGACACCGCCGGACTACCCGCCTCGATGATTGCCGTGGTGCTGGCGCTGTTCGGCATCGGCATGAATGTCGGTAACGTCGTTGGCTCACGCATGGCCGATTACTCGCTAAACGGCACAATCGGCGGCATGCTGGCCTTCAACGTCGTGCTGATGACGATCTTTTCGCTGACTGCCGCCAATCCGGTCATGCTGTGCATTTGCGTCTTCCTGACCGGCTGCGGTTTTGCCGCCTGTCCCGCCGTGCAGACGAGACTGATGGATGTTGCCGCCGACGCACAGACGCTGGCGGCAGCATCGAACCACTCAGCCTTCAACATCGCCAATGCCCTTGGCGCCTGGCTGGGTGGCATGGTCATTTCCGCCGGTTATGGTTATGGCGCCACTGGCTATGTGGGCGCGGTTCTGTCTTTCTTCGGCCTGATCGTCTTTCTCATCTCGGTGGCGCTACAGCGCCGATCAGCATCCTGACCGGTCCTTAAAAAGCCCGCTACCGGCCCGCGCCAGCAGCGGGGCTTGAGCGTGTTCTGTGTGCATGGTTAACTGAGCGTGAGTGCTGCGCCCACCGGTTTTCCCTTTCGAAGGCTTAGCAAGCCACGGTGAAATTTATTGAGCAAGTCCTTGCACCATCTCGGAAATTTCCGCGTGCGCCGCCCAACACGATAGCGGAATAAACCTCGAGATGAGGCCTATATCCAGACAGTACAGGCAATCACCGATTTGTGTAGTGCGCCGCACGCTTTCACCCCGGTTTGAGCCGTTATCCCCCTCTTGACTTTGCGCAGACAGAGGCGCAGCTAATATGAACGGGCGGGAGCTTTCCGCACGGATTTCAACGGAGTCATCGATAAGATGCCAAGCGACAGTAGCAGTCGATTGTCCATGCCGTACGCGGTCGCCCTGCTCTGACGGTTCCGTCAGCTTGCTGGTCGGTTGCGCTACGGCGGATCGACGGAAAGGCAAGCACAATGAATATCCAACGCCTTCCTCTGCGGGCCGGTTATGCTGCCCGACACCTTCTAAACGACAGCCTCAATGTCGTCACCGTTACGGACCGGATCGAACAGCTGAATGCGCTGGACGTTTCCGAGGCCGCCGCCATGCTGGCTAGCCTGCCGCAGCCAAAGGCGCTGCGCGTCATTGCCCGCCCCGAACTGGTGCATGCTGCCGACATCATCGCGGCGTTGCCGGTCGATACAGCCGTACGCCTGCTGAAAGCCACTGCCCACGACCGGGTCGCCGACATTTTCCAGGCGATGGACGACCGCAGCCGCATGGTGATCTTCTCGCGGCTCGATGCGGCCACGGCCCATGCCGTCGAACATCTGATGGCCTATCCGCAGCGCACCGCCGGATCGATCATGACGACGGAATTCGTCAGCGTGCCCGATGATTTTACGGTGGCCGAAACGCTGGCCCATGTGCGGATGGTGGAAAATGCCAGCGAGACCGTCTATGCGATTTATGTGCTGGATCGTATCACCCGGACGCTCATTGCCGTGGTCACGCTGCGGCGGCTGATCACCGTGGAGCCCGAGGCCTCCATTCTGTCGGTCGCCCAATGTCACGGTGTCGTGCATGCAGGCCCGCTGATGACGCAGGAAGAAGTGGCTCGCTTGATCCGCCGCAACAATCTGCTGGCCCTGCCCGTTACCAACGATGCTGGTCAAATGCTGGGCATTGTCACTGTCGATGACGTGATCGACACGATGATTGCCGACACGACCGAAGACGCCCAGAAATTCGGCGGCATGGAAGCACTCGGCAAGCCCTATATGCAGATCGGCTTTGCCGGAATGATCAAAAAACGTGCCGGCTGGCTCGCCGCCCTGTTCCTTGGCGAAATGCTGACGGCCAGCGCCATGCAATATTTCGAAGGCGAGCTGGAAAAGGCCGTGGTGCTGACCCTGTTCATCCCGCTGATCATGAGCTCGGGCGGCAATTCCGGCTCACAAGCAACATCGCTGATCATCCGGGCTCTGGCGGTGGGAGAATTGAAGCTTTCCGACTGGTGGCGCGTTGCCATCCGTGAATTGCCCACGGGCATGACGCTGGGGACCATTCTTGGCCTGGTTGGTTTCGTTCGCATTGCGCTGTGGCAGCACATGGGTCTCTATAATTATGGCGACCATTGGCTGCTGGTTGGCTTCACCGTGTTTGCCGCCCTGATCGGCATCGTCACATTCGGCTCGATGGCGGGCTCAATGCTACCTTTCCTGCTGCAACGCCTGCGGCTCGACCCCGCCAGCGCCTCGGCCCCGGCTGTGGCAACCCTGGTCGATGTCAGCGGCCTGGTGATCTATTTCACCGTCGCGCTTGTGATTTTGAGCGGGACGCTGCTGTAGGCTTGGGATTGAGCGAGTAGCGGCTTGAATGACGCACTCGCTTACACTGTAATGTCTTATACGAAGGGTCATTTTCAATGACACTTCGTATTCCGTTTTCGAATATCTCAAGCCCTTCATGCATTTGAGATATTCGAAATCTCTTCAAAGCGAGGATGCGTCAGCATCTTCGAGCTTTGGTATTACAGTGGACATGGCTCTGTTGCGATTGAACGGAACATGAGTTCGATTGGTCAACATTGGGTCTCCTGCAACCTTATGGCTTATCCCTTGCCGGGGTTGCAAAATTCCACGGAAAATGAAACCTTCCCGACAATGGAATGTTTGGGAGGTTATCCATGCCAACAGAAAATGAAAGCAATGCTCCGATAGACGGGGGATTGGTTATCGCAGTATCTGCCGTTCAGTTGGCGGCGGTCCTTGAAGGGGAAACGGTCGAACAAGGCGGAACGCTGGGCAACAGGGTCATAGGCGGATTACGCTTGCTCGGCTGCGCTGCGGAAGGCCTGACGGCCGGAGCACTTCTTGCCACACCAGAACCGACAATGTTGACCAAGGTCGGTGGAGGAGCTTTAGCGCTTCATGCCGCAGATCAATGCACCACAGGCGGACGGCAATTATGGACGGGGCAAAACGAACGCTCCTGGACGGAGAAAGGCACGTCGTCCCTCGCGAAATCTCTTGGTGCATCGCCCCAGGCAGCAGACAACATCGGCATGGCGATGGACTTTGTGGTGCCAATCGGTGGGGCTGCAATGGCTGGCGCAGTTCGCGCAGCCGCCATCAGATCCGGCCGTATCTCTTTGATGCAGCATGAAGCGCAGGCGGGAAGCCGCCTTGGCGGCCATACGATAGAGAGGCATATTGCCAAGGATGAAGCATTCCTACGCCAACGGATTGCACAAACAGCAACCAATCGCGCGCCCCCTCCCGTTATCTCGTCCTTCAGCAGTCTGCGCATCGCTGAAGATCAAATTTCCAGAGCATTGAGGTTGAACCAAGCACGGATCATGCAATGGTCACAGAATGCCGCCATTGGCTCCAAGCTGGAACCACCCATTGTGTTCGATGCAGGACGGGTGATCGGACAAGGTGTCGTCCGAGCATCAGGGCAAGTTCAACAAATGACGAGGCTCCGGATTATTTTAAAGAAAGAGACTTATAATGGCATGACCCATTATATTCTCACCTCCTATCCCGTTCCGTAAGAGTAACGATTGACCATGCCAACAATGACTGACGATTTCGACGCACTTTCAGGCCTGATTGGCAGCTATCTTCATCAGGATATGGATTTGGAATATCAAAGCGTACCCGAAGCGATTGCTGGCTATGCCCGATTGACCGAGGACACCAGAAAGCAACAATTAGTGCAAGAAATGCACGAGTTCTTGCACCGTTACCACAATGACATCGAAGGCGAATTTTCCAAACGCTACTGGTTTGATTTTTCACCCCAGACACTGGGCCAGACAGTTCCCGAATTCTTTGATATGGTGCGCGACATCCTCACCGACCCCGATAGCTATCACCGATTCCTGCCGACGAACTGATCGTCGTGCGCCTTATACGGCGGCGACATGCTTTTCGTGATCGGTCAGAATATAATCCCGCGTCAGTGGCAGGACGTTGTTTTTCTTGGCTATCTGGATCTGAAAGACGACAAGATCCTCGTGATAGAAGGCGGCTTCGGCGGTGGAGAGATAATAGTCCCACATCCGGCAGAAGCGTTCATCGTAGAGGGCGGCTGCGTCTGCCCATCGGGCGGTGAAGCGGTCGTGCCAGTGGCGCAAGGTTTTGGCATAATGGATGCGCAACACCTCGACATCAGTGATCGTCAGGCCAGCCTTTTCAATTTCAGGAACGATCTCGGACAGTGCCGGAATATAGCCGCCGGGGAAGATATATTTGTCGAGCCATGGCGTGGTGAAGCCCGGCGTTGCGGAACAGCCGATTGTGTGCAGCACCATCACGCCATCATTGGCCAGCAGTGTGCTGCATTTGCTGAAAAACGTCCTGTAAGCCGCAAGACCGACATGCTCGAACATGCCGACCGAGACGATACGGTCGAATGTGCCTTCCAGACTGCGATAATCCATCAGCCGGAAATCGACATTGGCCGCCTCAGTCTCAGGCTTGCGGGGCCGCTTGAGCGCATAGGCTAGCTGCTCTTCTGACAAGGTGACGCCCAGCACCTCTCCGCCGACAGCCCTATCGGCCAGATGAAGCGCGAGACCGCCCCAGCCGCAGCCGATATCCAGCACACGGTTTCCCGGCTTGAGGCGCAGCTTGGCGGCAAGATGGTCTTTCTTGGCGCGCTGGGCGTCGTCCAGGCTCTGATCGTCACGCTCGAAATAGGCGCAGGAATACTGCCGATCTTCATCCAGAAACAGTTCGTAAAGCCGTGCATCCAGATCGTAATGGTGCGCGACATTCTGCTTGGATCTGGCGGGAAGATTGCGGTGGCGAAAGATCCTGAACCGGGTCCTTACATCGTCGATAATCCGGGCGATCAGCGGATGGGTGGCATTTTGCGCCTCCCGTAGCACCATGGAAACGAAATCGAACATGGTTCCCTGATCAACGAAGAACCGCTCATCCATATAGAGATCGCCCAGCCGCATATCGGCATCGATCAGAAACGCCCATTGCGCGCGCGTATCAGCGAAGCGAACGGTGACAGGCTCACCCGTACGGTCACCAAATGACAGCGTCTTGCCGCTGGCTGTCACAATATCCAGACAACCGATGGTGACGATGCGCGACAGTGCCGAGGCCAGGGCCCAATCCGAAATAGTGTTAAAAATGGATCTTGGTGGTTGTTTCAAGCGGTCTGCATTTCCGGGATGCAATGCCATGATCTTCAACAGCCTCTGGAGTGGAACTGAGAAAAGGGGTCCGGCGATACGGCTGCATGATACCTTCCTTAAAGTCAGTCAGGTTCAGACTGAACCACACTGACCCCAAGATCTGTTTGTTTCGTTTGTCTTTTCGGAAAAATCGGTTTCCACTTTTCTCTGACAAACTATAGAACGCCTTGATTTAAGTAGGATATCACCCAGCAAATTCGAAGTTCTACCGCAGCTTATGCGGTTGACGAAGCGAACGAGGCTAAAACGAAAGTCTCGGAGTTTGACATCGTCTCAGCACCAGCCCAGCAGATCCCAATCAACCGGCTAATCATGGTGTAAAAAAGGATCATGCAAAAAATAGGAAGAGCCAGGCGCATGAGGACCTATAACACCCAAAAAAGGACGACCCTCATAGGTTGAATTTTTATTACACAATACCTAGAATTGAGTCCATCTATTTTAGAAAGGCTCAATATGATCGACCGCAGAACTCTTCTCCTCACCTCCATGTCGGCTGCAATCGCCTCTCTGATTGCACCCAAGGGTAGCCGTGCCGCCAATTATGTCCGGTATAATGTCGCGTCGGACAAGGGCAAGGAGATGCTCAAAATCTATACGAGTGCCGTCCAGGAGATGAAAAGCTGGAAGGATTCAGATCCCCGCTCCTGGACATTCCAATGGTATATCCATGCCAGCCCGGCGAGCAAAGACACCGAAATCAAAAAGGTGTTCGGCACATCGTCCTCCAAGGAAAAGGCCTTGGCCGAGGCCAGCTGGTATACCTGCCAGCCCCACGCCCCTCAGGCAAATGGCACGAAGACGCAGCCGGACTATTTCCTGCCATGGCACCGGCTTTATGTTCTCCAACTTGAGAATATCGTCCGCCAGGTTACCCAGAACGACGCGTTCACCCTGCCATACTGGGACTATACCAACGCAAAATACTATGCCATTCCTGAGGAATTCAGGGACCCCAGCAGCCCTCTCTACAAGCAAAACCGCAATATCAATAATGGAAAGGGCTATGCGAACGTTAATGGCGGGCAGCCGATCAACCAATATTATCTCGACAATAACTTGCCCAATCCACTCGCACTGCCGGTCATGCAGGGAAATGAATACACGGATTTCTGTAGTACACTCAACGGGAACCTGCACAACCATGTCCATGACCTCACCGGCAATTCTAACAATATGGGGTATGTGCCGACTGCCGCCGGAGATCCGGTTTTCTGGATGCATCACTGCAATATCGACCGGATCTGGTCCAACTGGAATGCCCTGGGCGGTGAAAACCCCAATAAGACGGTCGACCCCAAAACGAAGGAGGTGATAGACTGGTCTACCGTCAAATTCACCTTCGTCGCACCCGACGGAACCGCATTGGTGGCCGATCTCAGCTCGGTGTCCAACCCGGCGACCCTGCCCTATAGCTATGATTCTCTGCCGCAGCCGGTCAGCGCCAATGTGAAATTGGTCGCAGATTCGGCGGCTGCCGCAAGCCCCCTCACCTTGATGTCGTCAGCGCCCAGCCACAGCGAGCAGACGCAGGCAATGAAAATGGACAGCCACGCCCTAATCAAGCTCGGGCAGACAGCAACAACCGTGACGCTCACGTCGGCGGCGGCGAACAAGGCGGAAAACAAGAACCGGCGGACGGCGCTGAAAGCGGGTCCGCAAAAGGGGCGGATTTACGTCGTGCTCAAGTCCGTTATGGTCGCCAGCAACCCCAACACGTCCTACATGATCAACCTGACGCTGGCGGGTCAGAAGGATAGGCGGTTTGTCGGCTACCTCAACTTCTTTGCCGCAACACATGCGGGGCCGGATGCGACCCATGGCGACAGCAGTGTGCTGTTCGACATCACCGACCTCGTGCCCAAGACGGATCTGGACGGCCTGACGCTACAGGATGCCACAATCACGCTCGAACCGATCGGCGAGCCGGAAGCAGGCTCCGATCCAACGATCATGGGCGGCATCGAGTTGCAGATCCGCTGAAACAGAGCAAGGCCGGAATAGCTTCCGGCCTTGCTCGCTTCTTCTGTCATCCTGGAATGACCGGCAATCAGATCCCGTCGATCTGGCGGACCCAGCCATGCGGGTCATTGCTTTTGCCACGCTGAATATTGACCAATTGCTCGCGGATTTTCAACGTGGCCGAACCGGTTTCGCCATTGCCGATCACAAAGCCACCGTCGGTGAATTTGACCTCGCCGATCCCAGCCACCACAGCCGCCGTGCCGCAGGCGAAGGCTTCCTTCAGCTTGCCGCTTTTGGCATCCGCCTGCCATTCCTCGAAAGAATAGGGCCGTTCATGCACCGTCATGCCTTGGTCTTTGAGGAGCGAGATCAGCGAATTGCGGGTAATCCCTGGGAGGATGGTGCCCCCCAGAGGGGGCGTCACCAGCGAACCATCGTCCATGACGAAGAACACGTTCATGCCACCCAGCTCTTCCAGCCATTTGTGCTCGGCGGCATCCAGAAAGGCCACTTGATCGCAGCCGTGTTCGACCGCTTCCTGCTGAGCAATCAGGCTGGCCGCATAATTGCCGCCACATTTGGCGGCACCGGTGCCGCCGGGCGCGGCGCGGGTGTAGTTTTCCGAAACCCAGATCTTCACCGCCTTGGCACCGCCCTTGAAATAGGGGCCGACCGGTGAGGCTATGACGCAGAAAATATAGTCGCGCGCCGGGCGCACGCCCAGAAATGCTTCACTGGCGAACATGAAAGGCCGCAGATAAAGGCTGCCCTCACCCTCTGGAATCCACTTCGCATCGGCCTTGACCAATTTATCGATGGCTTCGAGAAACAGTTCCTCGGGAATTTCCGGCATCGCCATGCGCCGTGCAGACTCGTTGAAACGGCGGGCATTTTCGTCCGGGCGAAACAGCACGACGCGACCTTCCGCCGTACGGTACGCCTTCATCCCCTCAAAAATTTCCTGGGCGTAATGCAGCACCGCGGCTGCCGGATCGATGGCAAATGGTCCGCGCGCGGTAATCTCCGCCGAATGCCAGCCCTTCACCACATTCCATTGGATCACCGCCATATGATCGCTGAACAGCGTGCCAAAGCCCAGGCTCTGGAAAGCCTCCAGGCGCTCTGCTTCCGGCATGGGGTTCGCATTCGGCTTGACGATGAATTCCGGCTTTGCGGTTGCGGCAGACATGACAGGTGATCTCCTCAAATCAGTCAATAGGTCAATATTACTGACCTATTGACATTTCGTATAGACGATCACCAGCTTTCGCAAGTCATTTCAAGTGCAAACCGGTACGGTTGATAAAAATATCCAACCAACGGCCTGCTCCCCTTAAAGGAGGTCCGTGCGGGCCGCCTTACCCAAATATTACATATTCGGATAAACCGGTCCTTCGCCTCCTTTCCCCAACAGAGGTCCGTGCGGACCGCCTCACCCAAACATTACATGTTTGGATAAACCGGTCCTTCGCCTCCTTGTGGCGGCACCCAGGTGATGTTCTGGTTCGGGTCCTTGATGTCGCAGGTCTTGCAGTGGACGCAGTTCTGGGCGTTGATGACGAAGCTCGGCTCGCCCTCCTTCTCCACCCATTCATAAACCCCGGCGGGACAGTAGCGGCTGGACGGACCGGCATAGACGCCAAGCTCGGAACTCTTCTGCAGGGCCATGTCCTTGACCTTGAGATGAACCGGCTGGTCTTCCTCGTGATTGGTGTTGGACAGAAATACCGAGGACAGGCGGTCGAAGGTCAGCACACCATCCGGCTTGGGATAATCGATCTTCTTATGCTTTGCAGCCGGTTCAAGGCTCTGGGCATCGGTCTTGCCATGCTTCAGCGTGCCGAATACGGACAAGCCGAGAAGCTGGTTGGTCCACATGTCCAGCCCGCCAAGTGCCACGCCGAGCACCGTGCCGAGTTTCGACCATAGCGGCTT contains the following coding sequences:
- the mgtE gene encoding magnesium transporter: MNIQRLPLRAGYAARHLLNDSLNVVTVTDRIEQLNALDVSEAAAMLASLPQPKALRVIARPELVHAADIIAALPVDTAVRLLKATAHDRVADIFQAMDDRSRMVIFSRLDAATAHAVEHLMAYPQRTAGSIMTTEFVSVPDDFTVAETLAHVRMVENASETVYAIYVLDRITRTLIAVVTLRRLITVEPEASILSVAQCHGVVHAGPLMTQEEVARLIRRNNLLALPVTNDAGQMLGIVTVDDVIDTMIADTTEDAQKFGGMEALGKPYMQIGFAGMIKKRAGWLAALFLGEMLTASAMQYFEGELEKAVVLTLFIPLIMSSGGNSGSQATSLIIRALAVGELKLSDWWRVAIRELPTGMTLGTILGLVGFVRIALWQHMGLYNYGDHWLLVGFTVFAALIGIVTFGSMAGSMLPFLLQRLRLDPASASAPAVATLVDVSGLVIYFTVALVILSGTLL
- a CDS encoding RNase A-like domain-containing protein, with translation MPTENESNAPIDGGLVIAVSAVQLAAVLEGETVEQGGTLGNRVIGGLRLLGCAAEGLTAGALLATPEPTMLTKVGGGALALHAADQCTTGGRQLWTGQNERSWTEKGTSSLAKSLGASPQAADNIGMAMDFVVPIGGAAMAGAVRAAAIRSGRISLMQHEAQAGSRLGGHTIERHIAKDEAFLRQRIAQTATNRAPPPVISSFSSLRIAEDQISRALRLNQARIMQWSQNAAIGSKLEPPIVFDAGRVIGQGVVRASGQVQQMTRLRIILKKETYNGMTHYILTSYPVP
- a CDS encoding contact-dependent growth inhibition system immunity protein; this encodes MPTMTDDFDALSGLIGSYLHQDMDLEYQSVPEAIAGYARLTEDTRKQQLVQEMHEFLHRYHNDIEGEFSKRYWFDFSPQTLGQTVPEFFDMVRDILTDPDSYHRFLPTN
- a CDS encoding class I SAM-dependent methyltransferase; translation: MALHPGNADRLKQPPRSIFNTISDWALASALSRIVTIGCLDIVTASGKTLSFGDRTGEPVTVRFADTRAQWAFLIDADMRLGDLYMDERFFVDQGTMFDFVSMVLREAQNATHPLIARIIDDVRTRFRIFRHRNLPARSKQNVAHHYDLDARLYELFLDEDRQYSCAYFERDDQSLDDAQRAKKDHLAAKLRLKPGNRVLDIGCGWGGLALHLADRAVGGEVLGVTLSEEQLAYALKRPRKPETEAANVDFRLMDYRSLEGTFDRIVSVGMFEHVGLAAYRTFFSKCSTLLANDGVMVLHTIGCSATPGFTTPWLDKYIFPGGYIPALSEIVPEIEKAGLTITDVEVLRIHYAKTLRHWHDRFTARWADAAALYDERFCRMWDYYLSTAEAAFYHEDLVVFQIQIAKKNNVLPLTRDYILTDHEKHVAAV
- a CDS encoding tyrosinase family protein — protein: MIDRRTLLLTSMSAAIASLIAPKGSRAANYVRYNVASDKGKEMLKIYTSAVQEMKSWKDSDPRSWTFQWYIHASPASKDTEIKKVFGTSSSKEKALAEASWYTCQPHAPQANGTKTQPDYFLPWHRLYVLQLENIVRQVTQNDAFTLPYWDYTNAKYYAIPEEFRDPSSPLYKQNRNINNGKGYANVNGGQPINQYYLDNNLPNPLALPVMQGNEYTDFCSTLNGNLHNHVHDLTGNSNNMGYVPTAAGDPVFWMHHCNIDRIWSNWNALGGENPNKTVDPKTKEVIDWSTVKFTFVAPDGTALVADLSSVSNPATLPYSYDSLPQPVSANVKLVADSAAAASPLTLMSSAPSHSEQTQAMKMDSHALIKLGQTATTVTLTSAAANKAENKNRRTALKAGPQKGRIYVVLKSVMVASNPNTSYMINLTLAGQKDRRFVGYLNFFAATHAGPDATHGDSSVLFDITDLVPKTDLDGLTLQDATITLEPIGEPEAGSDPTIMGGIELQIR
- a CDS encoding branched-chain amino acid aminotransferase, giving the protein MSAATAKPEFIVKPNANPMPEAERLEAFQSLGFGTLFSDHMAVIQWNVVKGWHSAEITARGPFAIDPAAAVLHYAQEIFEGMKAYRTAEGRVVLFRPDENARRFNESARRMAMPEIPEELFLEAIDKLVKADAKWIPEGEGSLYLRPFMFASEAFLGVRPARDYIFCVIASPVGPYFKGGAKAVKIWVSENYTRAAPGGTGAAKCGGNYAASLIAQQEAVEHGCDQVAFLDAAEHKWLEELGGMNVFFVMDDGSLVTPPLGGTILPGITRNSLISLLKDQGMTVHERPYSFEEWQADAKSGKLKEAFACGTAAVVAGIGEVKFTDGGFVIGNGETGSATLKIREQLVNIQRGKSNDPHGWVRQIDGI